The Streptomyces cyanogenus DNA segment GGGCCGCGACCGTCCGGGCGGGGCCGTCGGTGACGTCGACCACGCGCACGGGGTGGCCCTGCGGCGGCCGGGGCACGGTCGACGGGCCCCCGACCGGGAAGGCGGTGCCGGTGCGGTCGACGCGGTGCGGCCGGTCCCGGTCGAGGAACCGGCCGGTGGACTCGTCCCGGCCGTCCCCCACCCTCGCCGTCACGTCGACGGCCTGTCCCGCCTCCTGCCAGGGGGACTCGGCCGGGACCGCGTCGCGGCGGCCGAACAGCCGGGCGTCCCCCTCGGTGGTGGACACGTCGATCCGCCAGCCGGCCCGGCCCCGGCTGACCCAGTCCAGGGTGTCCACGGCGGCCCGCACCCGGAAGGGCTCGGTGCGGGTGGTGGTGACGGTCGGCACCAGCCCGATCCGCCGGGTCGCGGGCGCCACCCGGCACAGCACGCCGAGCGCGTCGGGCCCGGTCCGGGCCAAGGGGTCGTCCAGCGTGACGAAGTCCAGCCCGCCGCGCTCGGCGAGCCGCGCCAGCTCGACGCAGGCCCCGGCGTCGAAGGAGCCGGGCTGGTCGAGCGCGGCGGCGAGATGCAGCAGACTGCTCATACCGGACGCCTCCGCACCCCTTGTCGCCACCGCAGCCCTGCACACCCGCGCACGCCCCGCGGCCACCGCAGCCCCCCTTGGCGCCGCACGCCTCGCTGCCGCCACAGCCCCGCGCACTCCCGCACGCCTCGCGGCCACCGCAGCCCCGCGCACCCCCGCACGCCTCGCTGCCGCCACAGCCCCGCACACCCCCGCACGCCCCGCTGCCGCCACAGCCCCGCACACCCCCGTACGCCCCGCTGCCGCCACAGCCCCGCGCAGCCCCGGACGCCTCGCTGCCACCGCAGCCCCCGTTGGCGCCGCAGGCCTCGCGGCCACCGCAGCCCCCCTTGGCGCCGCACGCCTGGTTGCCGCCACAGCCCCTGTTGGCGCCTCAGCGGCGAGCGGTCACCACGGCGTGGACCGGCGGTGCCGAACCCACCGCGCCCCCTGCCCACTTCAGAGCACCTTCGCCAGGAACGCCCGCGTCCGCTCCTCCCGCGGAGCGGACAGCACCTCGTCCGGCGCCCCCCGTTCCACGATCCGCCCGTCGGCCATGAACACCACCGTGTCGGCGACCTCCCGGGCGAACGCGATCTCGTGCGTGACGACGATCATCGTCGTGCCCTGCGCCGCCAGGTCCCGGATGACGTCCAGCACTTCCCCCACCAGCTCGGGATCGAGCGCCGACGTCGGCTCGTCGAACAGCAGCAGCTTCGGTTCCAGCGCCAGCGCCCGCGCGATGGCGACCCGCTGCTGCTGTCCGCCGGACAGCTGCCGCGGATAGGCGCCGGCCTTGTCCCCGAGGCCGACCCGTGCCAGCAGCCGGTGCGCGCTGTCCACCGCCGCCTTCCGGGGCCGCTTCAGCGCGGACACCGGCGCCTCGACGACGTTGTCCAGGACGGTGAGGTGCGGAAAGAGGTTGAAGTTCTGGAAGACGAACCCGATCCGGGTGCGCTGCCGGAGCACCTCCCGCTCGGGCAGCTCGTGCAGCCTGTCCCCGGCCCGCCGGTATCCCATCAGCACGCCGTCCACGCTGATCTCGCCCCGGTCCACCTTCTCCAGGTGGTTGACGGTGCGCAGCAGTGTGGACTTGCCGGAGCCGGAGGGCCCCAGCACGACGGTGACCTCACCGGCGCGCACCTGGAGGTCGATGCCCCTGAGCACGTCCAGCGAGCCGAAGCTCTTGTGCACCGACCTGATGTCGACCATGACGCTCATCGCGCGAGTTCCTTTTCCAGTGAGCCGCTCAGCAGGGCCAGCACCGCCCGGGCGGTGGCGTCGTTCTGCCGGAAGGCGGGGCCGCCGGTGCGGGGGCGGGTGAAGGCGCCCGGGGTACGGGCGTCGGTGTACGGGCCGAGCGCGAAGCGCCGGGGATGCGGGCGCCCGGCCCGGTCGAGGATCCGGCCGTCGCCGGGGTCGACCCGGAGCAGTCCCTCGGGGGTCTCGGCGGCGCCCTCGGCGTGCAGCTCGCGCAGCAGGCTGTCGCGGGCGCGCCCGATGGTGGGCTCGGGCAGCCGGGCCTCCACCAGTGCCCGGGCCTCGACGGAGAACCCCGGCACGGTGGGGCTGGTGGCCCGGAACACGCCGTCCTCGGCGGTGACGGCCATGCCGGCCCCGACGAACCGGAGCAGTCCGGCCCGGGACAGCGCGAGCATCTGCCGCAGCCGGGGCCCGGGCGGCCCGGACGCCAGGTAGCTGAAGAACCCGTGCCACCAGGACCCGATGTCGCCGAGCCGCACCAGCTGCCCGTAGACGGAGAGCAGGCCGAGGAAGACGGCCAGGTCGGCGCTGTACGCCGGATCGTGCCGGCGTCTCAGGTCCGCCTCGACGTACGCCCGGAGCCCTTCCTGGAAGTCGTCGTGCGAGGCGTACCGCACGCCCTCCAGCGGGTGGTCGAGCGCACCGAGGTCGAGCCGGTCGGCCGGATCCGGGACGGCGGCGGCGACCAGGGCCTGGGTGTCGGCGGCGTCGCCGGCCGCCGCGTACTTCTCCTCGAAGTCGGTCCAGGCCATCGCCGTACGCCCGGGGTGGGCGGTGAACAGCCGGTGGTAGTGGGCGAAGCCCAGCTCCTTCTCGACCAGCGGCCACACATCGCGCCGGAAGTCGAAGCCTGCGGGCCGGGCCAGCAGCTCCGCCACTTCGGCGGGGCCGAGGAAGCGGGGCAGCGGGGGCCGGTCGCCGGTCCAGTCGTAGCCGATCTTCGAGTGGTACGGCACCCCGCGCCGGGAGCCGACGTACAGCACCGGTTCCCGCCCCGAGGGGACGTAGGTGTCGCCCTCGTACCGGCCGCCGCGGCCCTCGGTGAGCAGCACCATCAGGTCGACGAAGGCCAGCCCGAAGCCGCGGACGAGGACGGGTGCGCCGGGTTCGAGCGCGGACAGGTCGCTGTCGGCGGTGAAGTCGGGCGGCAGGTGCACCAGGCCGTGCTCCCGGGCGTACGCGGACAACTCGCTCTGCTCGGGGTCGAGTTCGGCGTCCTGGTGGCCTACGGCGAGGATCACCAGGTCGGCCGGGAGCGGGCGGGGGCGGCCCTCCAGCCACACCTGCTGGCGGCCGTCGCGCGGCCCACGGACCCGCAGGGCGCGGTGGGGGTGGTGGTGGACGGTGACGTTCGGGGGCAGGTCGGCGAGGGCCCGGTCGTACACCCAGCGCAGATAACGGCCCTGGAGCTGCCGGTCGGGGAAGGTACGGCCGTCCAGCCCGGCCCACTCGTGCAGGGTGGGTCCCTCGCGCACCGGGCCGGCCATGGTCACCGTGTCGTCGGTGAACATGGTGACGTCCTCGGCCTGCGAGTTCATCCACAGCAGCGGCGACTGCGCCTGCCGCCAGATGCGTCCGCCGCCCGGCGGATGGGGGTCGACCAGATGGATGTCGAGGCCCGGGCCGGCGTACAGCTCGGGCGCGTTGGCGGCGAGGCGTTCCAGGATGCCGGTCCCCCGCGGCCCGGCTCCGACGATCACCAGCTGCCGCCTCATCGGGCGTTCTCCGTGCCGCGGGCGTAGCGCTTCTCGACGTAGTGCTGGCCGATGCCCAGCAGTGAGGTGACCACGGCGTACCAGAGGGTGGCGACCATGAGCAGGGGAATCACCTGGTAGGTGCGGTGGTAGATCAACTGGGCCGAGAACAGCAGGTCGTTGACCGCGATGACGCTGACGATCGAGGTGCCCTTGAGAGTGCCGATCAGCATGTTGCCGGCGGGCGGCACGATGGCGCGCATCGCCTGCGGCAGCACGATCCGCCACCAGCGCCGCCACGGGCTCAGGCCGAGTGCCTGGGCGGCCTCGACCTGGCCGCGGTCGACGGAGAGGATGCCGCCGCGCACGACCTCGGCGGCGTAGGCGGCCTCGTGCAGGGTGAGGCCGATGATCGCGACGGCGACCGGGCTGAGCAGGTCGACGGTCCGCACGCCGAACAGCCGTGGGTAGAGCGCCCCGATGTTGAACCACAGCAGCAGCTGGACCAGGATCGGGATGGACCGGAACAGCCAGACGTACCCCCAGCCGACCGCCCGCAGCACGGGGTTGGCGGACAGTCGGAACGCGGCGAGCAGGGTGCCGAGGGCGAAGCCGAGGACCATCACCACCGCGGTGAGCCACAGCGTGAGCCACAGTCCGCGCAGGACGGAGTCCGAGGTGAAGTACTCGGCGACGACGTCCCACTGGAACGCCCGGTTGCGCAGGACGGAGTTGACGGCGAACCCGAGCAGCACGAGGACGACGACGGCTGCCGCCCACTGGCCGTACCGGCGCTGCGGGACGATCCGGGGGGCGTCGGCCGGCTCGGGTACGTCCGGCGCGGTGGGGACTTTGGCGAGGGTGTCGGATGACATGCGAAGGCTCCGTGACGCGAGTCGTCAAAGACGCGATGAGGCGTCGGAACGGGGTGGTGCCTTCACACGGGTGCGCCGCGCGGCGCGCCTACGGCCGAGCCCCTCAGCAGAGCCGTGCATCGAGAGTACGGGGGCGTTTCCGTCCGCTGTCAAGGCTGTCCAGAGTGTGAGCCGTACATCTCAACTCGGTTGACGGGAAACCGGATGCCTGTTCCACTTGGCCCATGCATCCACAGCAGTGGCTGGTCACCCGCTCCCACATCGACTTCGGTCGCGTGTGGTCCTGTTCGTGTTGAGCTGACCCCCTGCGCGCGCCTGCCCTGGGGGCGGCGTTCTCGCGTTCTCTTGCGCTCTGCTGCTTTTCCCGCCTTCACACACGCACCGCCTCCCCTCGCGCTGCAGCACCCCTTTTGCGTTTGAGCACCCTTTCGCGTTTCAGCACCCCTTCTGCTTCAGGAGACCGCTTTCCGATGCGCACGCCCGCTTATCGCCATTTCATATCCTTTGCCACCATTACGTCGGCCGCGCTGTTCCTGACCGCCTGCGGCTCCGGATCCGGTGGCTCGGGCGGCACGGACGCCTCCGGAGTGGCGGCCGGGTCCGATGGCGTGCCCACCACGGACGTCGTCTCCGCCGTGCGCAAGGACGACTCCGCGGCGAGGCTGCTGCCCGCAGGCACGACGCGCCTCACCGTCGCGGTGAGCGTCGGCGGCACCCCGCCCGGCACCACCTACCTCGCCGACGGCAAGACCCTGACCGGCCAGGACGTCGACTTCACCAAGGCCGTCGCCCAGGTCCTCGGCATCAGGCTGAAGGTGGAGCAGGCGAGTTTCGAGGCGATCCTGCCCGCCCTGGACAGCGGCAAGTACGACGTCGGCGCGAGCAACTTCGGCGTCACCGACGAGCGCCGCAAGACCATCGACTTCGTCACCTACATCAACGACGGCCAGGGCTTCGCCACCCGCAAGGACAGCAAGCTCTCGAAGATCACCGACCTGGAGCAGCTGTGCGGCCTGAACGTCGCGACCAGCGCGGGCACGACGTTCGAGGCCACGCTGGAGCAGAACCGGCACGTGTGCGCCGACGCGGGCAAGAAGGCCTACCGGGTGCAGACGTACGCCGAGTCGAGCGCGCTGTGGTCCTCGCTCCAGCAGGGCCGCAGCGACATCGTGATGTCCACGATCAACGGCCTGCGCTACGACGTCGCGCACCAGGAGGGCCTGAAGTTCCTCAACGAATACCACCGCCTGGATGTCGGTTTCGCCTTCAAGAAGGGCACGAAACTGGCACCCGCATTCCAGGCGGCGGTGAACAGACTGCTGTCCGACGGCACCTACGACCGGATTCTCAAGAAGTGGGGCACGACCGGTTCGGCGATCAGGAAGTCACAGATCAGCCCGCCGGAACTCAAGAACTGAATCAACCGTCGCAGGGGCAGCAGCAATCGCAGCCGTCGCAGCCCCCGGGGCAGGAACAGTCGCACCACTGACAGCAGCCGCTGCGCTTCTTCCGGGACCACGGTCCCTCGTATTCCTCGGCGCAGCACATCCTGCAGGTGCACAGCAGCGCGAAGAACATCCCGCAGCCCGCCCAGAAACCGCGCCGGCCCTTGGCGGCGGGCTCGGGCGGCGGCCCGAAACCACCACCGCCGAAACCACCGCCGCGGAAGCCGCCGCCCCCGCCGTGGCCGTTGCCTCCGCCGGGGAAACCGCCGCCTGCATACGGATGCCCCGGAGCGGGAGCACCGGCGCCCTGCGGATTCCCACCGCCGTACGGCCCGTGCGGCATCCCGCCGCCATAGGGCCCCTGCGGCGCTCCGGCACCGTACGGCCCTTGCGGCGCCCCGGCGTCGTACGGTCCGTGCCGATGGGCCGCGCACACCGGTGCCGTGCCGAAGGCGCGGTCCACCGAACGGCGCAGCTCGTGGACGAGGAGCAGGTGGACGAGCCCGCCGTCGCGGAACTCGGCCTCCCGCAGGGCGAGCCGGATGCCGTGCAGGGCGTCGTCGGCGAGCCGGCGGGCCTCGGTGAGGGGGGTGCCGGTGACGGTGAGGGGGTTCCAGGCACCCGACAGGGCGTCAGCCCGCCGGTCCTCCACGGCATCCAGCAGGTGCGCGAGCCTGCCGAAGAGCCGGCCGGCCTCCGCCAGGGGCTCGGCGTTGCCCGGCCGCCCGGCCAGCACCGCGGTGTGTGCGAAGGCCGCGGCGGTCGCGGTCTCGGTCGGCTCGGTGACCGTCAGGAGGGACGTGCCGGGACCGGCCACGCTCTCCACGCCGAGCTGCCGGTCGACCGCGTCGACCAGGACACCGGTGTCGAACCCGACCGCCGCCCCGCTGTGCTCCCCGGCCCGGCCCCAGCCCGCGGCGACCCGGCGCGCGGCGGCGGCGACCGGCCTGCGGCCAAGCAGCCCGTCCCGGTCGGCGACGTGGTCGCGCACCTTCGCGGCGGCGAGCACCAGTGAGACGGCGGCGGCGAGCCGCGCGCCCTCACCCTGTGCGACGGACGCGGTGCGCATGCCACGCAGCGCACACGGGCCGGCCGTACGACGGCCGCCGCTCACCGGGCCGGTCTGAGCCTCTGTCAGAACCGATATGAGAAGTCCGTCGTAGTTCGTCACGATGCGTGCGAACTGGCCGTGGTCACGCCGCAGGGCCAGACAGAGCCCGCACAAGTGTGCCGTCCAGTCGGCCTTCAGCCGCTCACCGAGCCGGTGAGCACATGGCCTGACGATTCCGAACACAACATCCCCCGTACTGTGATACGACGTTGGCGTTCACCCGTACGCACCGCGCATCACCCGTCCGCCGCAGACAATCATATTTCACTCTCAGTCAGCAGCCGTATGAGTCTCGCCCCTTGGGGCACAAGGACTCTCGACGGATCCGCTGTGCACCAGTACCGTCACAAACCCCCCGCGCGGCGTCTATCCACTTGGCGAGGCGTCCGCATCATGGATGACCATAGGGATGCGGAAAGCAAGAAAGACCGCTGTGAGAGGAGGCGTCCATGGGATCGGTACGCAAGGCGAGTGCGTGGCTCGGCCTCGTCGACGACAACGATGACGAGCGCTACTACGACGACGACTACTCCGAGGGCACCGAGTCCGGGGACGCCTGGGTCACCGACCCTCGGGTGAAGGTGGCCACGGACACCGCCGAGGAGAAGGGCCGCCGGATCGGCACGGTCACCCCGGACAGCTTCCGGGACGCCCGCGCCGTCGGCGAGCTGTTCCGGGAGGGTGTCCCGGTCATCATGAACCTCACCAACATGGAGCCCGGCGACGCCAAGCGGGTCGTGGACTTCGCGGCGGGGCTCATCTTCGGCCTGCGCGGCTCGATCGACCGGGTCTCGAACCGGGTGTTCCTGCTCACCCCGGCCGACACGGAGATCATCAGCGGTGAGGCGTCCGCCCACCGCTCCGACGGCTTCTTCAACCAGAGCTGAGGCAGGGCCGCACACCGGCCCTGCCTCGCACCGGGGCTCACCGGAAGGCGTCGAGCCCGGTGAGCGCCTTGCCCAGCACGAGCTGGTGCATCTCGACGGTGCCCTCGTAGGTGAGCACCGATTCCAGGTTGGTCGCGTGCCGCATCACCGGGTACTCCAGGGAGATCCCGTTGGCACCGAGGATCGTCCGCGCCGTACGGCAGATCTCGATGGCCTCGCGGACGTTGTTGAGCTTGCCGAAGCTGACCTGCTCGGGACGCAGGCGGCCGGCGTCCATCCGCCGCCCCAGATGGTGGGCGAGCAGAATCCCCTTGTGCAGTTCCACCGCCATGTCGGCGAGCTTGGCCTGGGTGAGCTGGAACCCACCGATGGGCCGCCCGAACTGCTCCCGTGACCTGGCGTAGTCGAGGGCCGCCTCGAAGCTGCTGCGCGCCGCACCCATCGCGCCCCAGACGATGCCGTAGCGGGCGTGCGAGAGACAGCTGAGCGGTCCGCGCAGCCCGGTGACCTCGGGAAGGACGGCCGTGCCGGGCAGTCGTACGTCGTCGAGGACGAGTTCGCTGGTGACCGAGGCGCGCAGGGACCACTTGTGCTTGATCTCCGGTGCGGAGAAGCCGGGGGTGTCGGTGGGGACGACGAAGCCGCGGATGCCCTCCTCGGTCTGCGCCCAGACGACGGCCACCCCGGCGACGGAGCCGTTGGTGATCCACATCTTGCGGCCGCTCAGCACCCAGTCGTCGCCGTCGCGCTTGGCGTGGGTGCGCATGGCGGCGGGGTCGGAGCCGTGGTCGGGCTCGGTCAGCCCGAAGCAGCCGATCACCTCGCCGGCAGCCATGCGCGGCAGCCACTGGAGCTTCTGTTCCTCGCTGCCGAACCGGTGGATGGCGTACATCGCGAGGGACCCCTGCACGGAGACCAGCGAGCGGATGCCGGAGTCGGCCGCCTCCAGTTCCAGGCAGGCCAGGCCGTACTGCACGGCGCTCGCGCCCGCGCAGCCGTACCCGGTGAGCGACATGCCGAGCGCGCCGAGCGCACCCAGTTCGCGTGCGAGCTCCCGGATGCCGGGCAGCTCGCCCTTCTCGTACCAGTCGGCGATGTGGGGCAGCACACGGTCGGCGGCCCAGCTGCGAACGGTGTCGCGGACGGCCAGGTCCTCCGGTTCCAGCAGGTCGTCGATCCCGAGCGGGTCGGCGGCATCGAACGGGGGCAGCTTCGCGGACGCGGACATGGAACACCCTCCGGCAACACGGGACGTCGACAAAACTAGCAGCGCTAGTTACGGCTCTCCGGCCGACGTTACGGTGCGGCGTCCCGCACGTCCAGAGGAGATCAGGCGGAGACCCGCGGCTTCCCGGCCGCCGCCTCCGCCTCCCGCGGTGCCGGCAGGTCCAGCTCGGCCTCGGCCGGCTCCTCCCCGCACTGCATGATCCGCGGCAGCCGCAGCGCCATCACCGCGCCCAGCAGCAACAGCCCCGCGCTCACCAGCAGGGTCAGGTGCAGCCCGTGCACGAAGGAGTCCCGCGCCGCCCGGCGCAGCGCGGCCCCGGCGGTTCCGCCGATCCGGCCCGCCACCTCGTAGGCCTCGCCGAGCGAGTGGCCCGCCGCGTCCGAGGCGTGCTGCGGGACGCCGGGCACCGACCGCAGCCCCGGCGTGTAGGCCGCGTTCATCACGCTGCCCAGCAGTGCGATGCCGATACCGGCGCCGAGCTGGTACGACGTCTCGCCGATCGCCGCCGCGCCACCGGCCTGGCCGGCCGGGGCCTCGCTCAGCATCGACTCGTACGCGCCGAACAGCGTGGTCTCCAGACCGAAGCCCAGCAGCACGAAGCCGGACAGCAGCAGCGCCGGGTTGTCGGTGCCGCCCATCGCCGTCAGCGTCAGCACCGCGGCGGCCGTCAGACAGAAGCCGAAGCACACCATCCGGCGCGGCCCGAAACGGCGCAGCATGCGCGCGCCCGCCAGACCCGCCGCCATGGCCGCGAGGGTCAGGGGCAGCAGCCGCAGACCGGTTTCCAGCGGGGACAGGCCGAGCACCAGTTGCAGGTACTGGGCGGCGATCAGCTCCAGGCCGACCAGCGCCAGCATGGCCAGCACGATGCAGCCCACCGAGGTGCTGAACGCGGGCCGCCGGAACATCCGCAGGTCCACCAGCGGATGCGGGTGCCTGCGCTGACGCCGGACGAAGAAGAAGAGGAGGGCCGCGCCGATCAGCAGCGGCAGCACGGTGAGGGGGCTCGCCGCCGCCCCGCCGCCGCCGAGCCGCTTCACCCCGAGGACCACACCGAACAGCCCGGCCGCCGCCGTCAGCGCGCCGGTCACGTCCCAGGGGCCGCCGCCGTCACCCCGTGACTCGGGCAGCAGGGCCCGGCCCACCGGCAGGCTGACCAGCATCAGCGGGATGTTGACCAGGAAGACCGCGCCCCACCAGAAGTGCTCCAGCAGGAAGCCGCCGAGCAGCGGTCCGACCGCCGCGCCGACCGCGGCGACCGCGCTCCAGATGCCGATGGCGAGGGCGCGCTCGCGCCGGTCGGGGAAGACCTGGCGGAGGATCGACAGGGTCGCGGGCATGATCATCGCGCCGCCGACGCCGAGCAGCGCGCGGGCCAGGATGAGTGTCTCGGCGGTCTGCGCGAACGCGGCGACGGCGGAGGCGATGCCGAAGAGGCCGTAGCCGAGCAGCAGGACGCGTCTGCGGCCGACCCGGTCGCCGAGGGTGCCGAAGAGGATCAGCAGCGAGGCGCACACCAGCGGATAGACGTCGACGATCCAGAGCAGTTCCACCGCGCCGGGCTTGAGGTCCTCGGTGACGGCGGGGACCGCCACGTGCAGCACGGTCGCGTCGAGGGCGACGAGCAGCAGGCTGGCGCAGAGGACGACGAGGACGATCCACCGGTTGGCACCGGCCCCGGCCGCCCGACGGTGCTGCCGCACGGCAGCCGTGGTCGTCCCGGACATGTACGTACCTCCCAGATGATCCCTCGCGTGGGGCGGACCGACGGGGTGGGGACCCCCTGTCGTACGACCGGAGAGGAGCGGTGTCCCCGGCCTGCGCGAACCCACGCGGGTGACACGTCAGCGTACGCGAGTTCGCCACGGGGGCACGTGGCGGACCTCTCACACGCTCGACGGAACCCGTGTGGCGTACGCCACGTCTGCCTCTCTTGCCCCCGACCCGGCGACCGGTCCGGTGTCGCGCACGGTCGATAATCGAGCCCGTGACCGATCTTGCGACGCGCGTGGCCGCTCCCCGCGCCCCTCTTCTGCGCCGGGCGGCGCCGGCCCTGCTGGGCTACGCGGCGGTCCGCGCCCTGGGGCTGCTCGTGCTGGCGGTGTGGAGCGCCGCGCGCGGCAAGAGCGCGTACACCGTGCTGACCGCCCGCTGGGACTCCCTCTGGTACACGCGGGTCGCGGAGCTGGGCTACGGCTACGAGGTGCGGCTGCCGAACGGGGACGTCCACTCCAATCTGGCGTTCTTCCCGCTGCTGCCGTGGCTGGAGCGGCTGGGGCACGCGCTGACCCCGCTGTCGTACGCGGACGCCGGGTTCCTGGTGAGCCTGCTGGCCTCGCTCGCCGCAGCGGCCGGGATCTTCGCGGTCGCGGACCGGGTGTACGGACCGCGGGTCGGCCTGTGCGCGGTACTGCTGTGGGCGGTGCTGCCGGTCGGGATCGTGCAGTCGATGGCGTACAGCGAGTCGCTGTTCACGGCGCTGGCCGCCTGGTCGCTGTACGCGGTGCTGACCGGGCGGTGGGTGAGCGCGGGCGCGCTGGCGGCACTGGCGGGGCTGACCCGGCCGGTGGGGGTGGCGGTGGTCGCCGCGGTGTGGACCGCGGGCGTGGTCTCGTTCGTGCGAGAGCGCGGCACACGGCACACGCGGGGCGCGCACCACCATGAACGCGCCCCCGGCGCAGCGAACGTCGCGGGGACCCCGGCCCCCACTTCCGGCGCACCCGTCCCCCCGCACGCCCCAGCCTGGCGCCGTGCGCTCGGCATGCTGCTCGCCCCGCTCGGTGCCGCCGGGTACGTCCTCTGGGTCGGCCACCGCACCGGCAAGGGTCCGCTCGGCTATCTGGACGTCCAGGCCGGGTGGCGCAACGGGTTCGACGGCGGCTACGCCTTCGCCCGCTTCGTGGGCGACAAGTTCACGTCATTTCCGTCCGCCCTCGCCGGCCTCGGCCTGATCACCGGGGTGGCCCTGCTGATCTGGCTGTACGTCACCGGCGTCCGCGGGCGCCAGCCGGTCACCCTGCTGGTGTACACGGGGGTCGTGCTCGCTCTCGCCCTGTGCGCGTCAAGCTACTTCGGCTCCAAGCCCCGGCTGCTGATGCCCGCCTTCCCGGTGCTGCTCCCGCTCGCCGTCGCCCTGGCCCGGCTGCGCGCCTCCCGATCGGCCCTGGTCACCGCCGGGTTGGCGGTGGCGGCGGCGGTCTACGGGGCGTTCTGGCTGAACGGCTCCGGACCGCCGTGATCGACCGGTCCGCCCGATGACACCCCGGAAAATTCCGCGCCAGGGCCGGGTTAACACATTCATAAGCGCCATATAAACAACACCCGGCATGATCAAAGGAATTGGCCCGATCGGTCTCCCCCGATTGCGGAATCCCGGGAATTCGGCCCGGCCTTGAGACGTTTCCCACATCACATCGTCATCACAAAGCCGCTGTTTCGACCGGGAAGACCGCTCACTCGCTGTAACGTCGATTGGGTGCGTACCGAACGAAACCTCACCCGGCGTCTGGACCGGGTGTTCGCCAGGCTGGACCGTGAGCCGGAACGACCGGCTCACATCGATGTGCCGAGGATGAGCCGGCACCGGGTCGTCCTGTTCTCGGCGACCCTGGCTTTCTACCTGGCGATCGTGTGGGCCGTGGTGACCACCTCCTGGCTGGTCCGGCTGGACTGGCAGGTCATGTTCTTCCGGCCGTACCAGCAGTGGCCGGAGATCCACGCGTTCCTCGACTACTACGTGGTGCTGGGCCAGCGCGGCCCCACCGCCGTGATGGTCGCGGCCTGGCTCGGCTGGCGCTCCTGGCGGCAGCACACCCTCCGCCCGCTGCTCACCCTGGCCGCCTCCCTGCTGCTGCTGAACATCACGGTCGGCGCCGCCAAGCTCGGCATGGGCCGGCTCGGTCCGCACTACGCCACCGTGATCGGCTCGAACGAGATGGGCCTGGGCGGCGATATATTCCCCAGCGGCCACACCGCCAACGCGGTGGTGACCTGGGGAATCCTGGCGTATCTGGCCTCCAGCCCGAGAGCGCGGCGCTGGCTGTCGGCCCTCTCCGCGGTCACCTCGCTCGGCGTCGGCCTCACCACCGTCTACCTCGGTACGCACTGGCTGAGCGACGTTCTGCTGGGCTGGGCCGCGGGTCTGCTGATCCTGCTCGCGCTGCCCTGGTTCGAGCCGCTGGTCACCCAGGCGGAGCTGTGGCTCTTCGACCTGCGCGACCGCTGGCGCACACGCCGTGGCCTGCCCGCGCCCGAACCGGCCGTCCCGGTCAGGCCGGTGCTGCTCAAGACCCGCGGCGCGCCGGCCGGGCAGCCGGTGCCGGCCCGCGAGCCGGTCTCCCCGACCCGGGCCTCGCGGGGCCTGGCGCACCTGGCGCCGGGACCGCACACGACCCGTTCGGAGCGCACCCCGGTCACCCCCGCGGGCAGCCGCCGCCCGCCGCCCGCCGCACGCCGACCGGCTCCCGCACACCGA contains these protein-coding regions:
- a CDS encoding acyl-CoA dehydrogenase family protein; amino-acid sequence: MSASAKLPPFDAADPLGIDDLLEPEDLAVRDTVRSWAADRVLPHIADWYEKGELPGIRELARELGALGALGMSLTGYGCAGASAVQYGLACLELEAADSGIRSLVSVQGSLAMYAIHRFGSEEQKLQWLPRMAAGEVIGCFGLTEPDHGSDPAAMRTHAKRDGDDWVLSGRKMWITNGSVAGVAVVWAQTEEGIRGFVVPTDTPGFSAPEIKHKWSLRASVTSELVLDDVRLPGTAVLPEVTGLRGPLSCLSHARYGIVWGAMGAARSSFEAALDYARSREQFGRPIGGFQLTQAKLADMAVELHKGILLAHHLGRRMDAGRLRPEQVSFGKLNNVREAIEICRTARTILGANGISLEYPVMRHATNLESVLTYEGTVEMHQLVLGKALTGLDAFR
- a CDS encoding MFS transporter, translated to MSGTTTAAVRQHRRAAGAGANRWIVLVVLCASLLLVALDATVLHVAVPAVTEDLKPGAVELLWIVDVYPLVCASLLILFGTLGDRVGRRRVLLLGYGLFGIASAVAAFAQTAETLILARALLGVGGAMIMPATLSILRQVFPDRRERALAIGIWSAVAAVGAAVGPLLGGFLLEHFWWGAVFLVNIPLMLVSLPVGRALLPESRGDGGGPWDVTGALTAAAGLFGVVLGVKRLGGGGAAASPLTVLPLLIGAALLFFFVRRQRRHPHPLVDLRMFRRPAFSTSVGCIVLAMLALVGLELIAAQYLQLVLGLSPLETGLRLLPLTLAAMAAGLAGARMLRRFGPRRMVCFGFCLTAAAVLTLTAMGGTDNPALLLSGFVLLGFGLETTLFGAYESMLSEAPAGQAGGAAAIGETSYQLGAGIGIALLGSVMNAAYTPGLRSVPGVPQHASDAAGHSLGEAYEVAGRIGGTAGAALRRAARDSFVHGLHLTLLVSAGLLLLGAVMALRLPRIMQCGEEPAEAELDLPAPREAEAAAGKPRVSA
- a CDS encoding glycosyltransferase family 39 protein, translated to MTDLATRVAAPRAPLLRRAAPALLGYAAVRALGLLVLAVWSAARGKSAYTVLTARWDSLWYTRVAELGYGYEVRLPNGDVHSNLAFFPLLPWLERLGHALTPLSYADAGFLVSLLASLAAAAGIFAVADRVYGPRVGLCAVLLWAVLPVGIVQSMAYSESLFTALAAWSLYAVLTGRWVSAGALAALAGLTRPVGVAVVAAVWTAGVVSFVRERGTRHTRGAHHHERAPGAANVAGTPAPTSGAPVPPHAPAWRRALGMLLAPLGAAGYVLWVGHRTGKGPLGYLDVQAGWRNGFDGGYAFARFVGDKFTSFPSALAGLGLITGVALLIWLYVTGVRGRQPVTLLVYTGVVLALALCASSYFGSKPRLLMPAFPVLLPLAVALARLRASRSALVTAGLAVAAAVYGAFWLNGSGPP
- a CDS encoding cell division protein SepF, whose amino-acid sequence is MGSVRKASAWLGLVDDNDDERYYDDDYSEGTESGDAWVTDPRVKVATDTAEEKGRRIGTVTPDSFRDARAVGELFREGVPVIMNLTNMEPGDAKRVVDFAAGLIFGLRGSIDRVSNRVFLLTPADTEIISGEASAHRSDGFFNQS